A genomic stretch from Canis lupus baileyi chromosome 3, mCanLup2.hap1, whole genome shotgun sequence includes:
- the MCAM gene encoding cell surface glycoprotein MUC18 isoform X2: protein MGRPGLACALLLAACCCCCRRAAGVPGEAEPPTPELVEVEVGGTALLKCGPSHSPGNFSHVDWFSVHKEKPTLIFRVRKGQGQSEPGEYQHRLSLQDRGTTLALTHITPHDERIFLCQGKRPLSQEHRIQLRVYKAPEEPTILVNPLGISVNSKEPVEVATCVGRNGYPIPQVIWYKNGQSLKEEKNRVHIQSSQIVESSGLYTLESVLKAQLAKEDKDAQFYCELNYRLPSGNHMKESQEVTVQVFYPAEKVWLEVEPSGMLKEGDRVEIRCLADGNPPPHFTISKQNLSTKEIEEMTPEDTGTLVLESAQKEHSGLYQCQGLDLETMASLLSDQQELLVNYVSDIRVSPAAPESQEGDSLTLACEAESNQAVEFQWLREKTGQVLEKGPVLQLHNLKREAGGGYRCVATVPSVPGLNRTRLVHVAIFGSPWMMLKERKMWVSENAVLNLSCEASGHPRPTISWSVEGTAQEQDQDPLSVLSVLSVLVTPELLETGAECVASNSLGRNSTTIFLELDSSRSTGPRVSTASPSVRANSTSTEKKLPEPESKGVAIVAVTVCVLVLAVLGAVLYFFYKKGKLPCGRSGKQEITLPPSRKSEFVVEVKSDKLPEEMGLLQGSSGDKRAPGDQGEKYIDLRH, encoded by the exons GTGTGCCCGGAGAGGCGGAGCCCCCCACGCCTGAGCTGGTGGAGGTGGAAGTGGGGGGCACAGCGCTTCTGAAGTGCGGTCCCTCCCATTCCCCCGGCAACTTCAGCCACGTGGACTGGTTTTCT GTCCACAAGGAGAAGCCAACGCTCATCTTCCGCGTGCGCAAGGGCCAGGGCCAGAGCGAGCCTGGGGAGTACCAGCACCGGCTCAGCCTGCAGGACAGAGGGACCACTCTGGCCCTGACACACATCACGCCCCATGACGAGCGCATCTTCCTGTGCCAGGGCAAGCGGCCTCTGTCCCAGGAGCACCGAATCCAGCTCCGTGTCTACA AAGCTCCAGAGGAGCCAACCATCCTGGTCAATCCCTTGGGCATCTCGGTCAACAGTAAGGAACCAGTGGAG GTTGCTACCTGTGTGGGGAGAAACGGGTACCCCATTCCTCAAGTCATCTGGTATAAGAATGGCCAATCCCTGAAGGAGGAGAAGAACC GGGTTCACATTCAGTCGTCCCAGATCGTGGAGTCCAGTGGTCTGTACACCTTGGAGAGCGTTCTGAAGGCCCAGCTGGCCAAAGAGGATAAAGATGCCCAGTTTTACTGTGAGCTCAACTACCGGCTGCCCAGCGGGAACCACATGAAGGAGTCTCAGGAAGTCACTGTCCAGGTTTTCT ACCCGGCGGAGAAGGTGTGGCTGGAAGTGGAGCCCTCGGGAATGCTGAAGGAAGGGGACCGCGTGGAAATCAGGTGTTTGGCGGACGGCAACCCCCCGCCCCACTTCACCATCAGCAAGCAG AACCTCAGCACCAAGGAGATAGAGGAGATGACGCCCGAAGACACGGGGACCCTGGTCTTGGAGTCTGCCCAGAAGGAGCACAGTGGGCTCTATCAGTGTCAGGGCCTGGACTTGGAAACCATGGCATCGCTGCTGAGCGACCAACAGGAGCTGCTGGTGAACT ACGTGTCTGATATCCGGGTGAGCCCTGCAGCCCCGGAGAGCCAGGAGGGCGACAGCCTCACCCTCGCCTGTGAGGCAGAGAGTAACCAAGCCGTGGAGTTCCAGTGGCTGAGAGAAAAG ACGGGCCAGGTGCTGGAGAAGGGGCCGGTGCTCCAATTACACAACCTGAAGCGCGAGGCCGGGGGAGGCTACCGCTGCGTGGCGACGGTGCCCAGCGTCCCGGGCCTGAACCGCACGCGGCTGGTCCATGTGGCCATTTTCG ggtcCCCGTGGATGATGCTGAAGGAGAGGAAGATGTGGGTGAGCGAGAACGCGGTGCTGAACCTGTCTTGTGAAGCCTCCGGACATCCCCGGCCCACCATCTCCTGGAGCGTCGAGGGCACG GCGCAGGAACAAGACCAGGACCCGCTGAGCGTCCTGAGCGTCCTGAGCGTCCTGGTGACCCCAGAGCTGCTGGAGACGGGTGCGGAGTGCGTGGCCTCCAACTCCCTGGGCAGGAACAGCACCACCATTTTCCTGGAGTTGG ACTCCAGCAGAAGCACCGGGCCCCGCGTCTCCACCGCCAGCCCCTCTGTCAGAGCCAACAGCACCTCCACAG AGAAGAAGCTGCCAGAGCCAGAAAGCAAGGGTGTAGCCATTGTGGCTGTGACTGTGTGCGTCCTGGTCCTGGCTGTGCTGGGTGCTGTCCTCTATTTCTTCTACAAGAAGGGGAAGCTGCCATGCGGGCGGTCAGGCAAGCAAGAGAT cacaCTGCCCCCGTCTCGTAAGAGCGAATTTGTAGTTGAAGTTAAGTCAGATAAGCTCCCAGAAGAGATGGGCCTCCTACAGGGCAGCAGCGGTGACAAGAGGGCGCCAGGAGACCAG GGAGAGAAATACATCGATCTGAGGCACTAA
- the MCAM gene encoding cell surface glycoprotein MUC18 isoform X1, whose translation MGRPGLACALLLAACCCCCRRAAGVPGEAEPPTPELVEVEVGGTALLKCGPSHSPGNFSHVDWFSVHKEKPTLIFRVRKGQGQSEPGEYQHRLSLQDRGTTLALTHITPHDERIFLCQGKRPLSQEHRIQLRVYKAPEEPTILVNPLGISVNSKEPVEVATCVGRNGYPIPQVIWYKNGQSLKEEKNRVHIQSSQIVESSGLYTLESVLKAQLAKEDKDAQFYCELNYRLPSGNHMKESQEVTVQVFYPAEKVWLEVEPSGMLKEGDRVEIRCLADGNPPPHFTISKQNLSTKEIEEMTPEDTGTLVLESAQKEHSGLYQCQGLDLETMASLLSDQQELLVNYVSDIRVSPAAPESQEGDSLTLACEAESNQAVEFQWLREKTGQVLEKGPVLQLHNLKREAGGGYRCVATVPSVPGLNRTRLVHVAIFGSPWMMLKERKMWVSENAVLNLSCEASGHPRPTISWSVEGTAQEQDQDPLSVLSVLSVLVTPELLETGAECVASNSLGRNSTTIFLELADSSRSTGPRVSTASPSVRANSTSTEKKLPEPESKGVAIVAVTVCVLVLAVLGAVLYFFYKKGKLPCGRSGKQEITLPPSRKSEFVVEVKSDKLPEEMGLLQGSSGDKRAPGDQGEKYIDLRH comes from the exons GTGTGCCCGGAGAGGCGGAGCCCCCCACGCCTGAGCTGGTGGAGGTGGAAGTGGGGGGCACAGCGCTTCTGAAGTGCGGTCCCTCCCATTCCCCCGGCAACTTCAGCCACGTGGACTGGTTTTCT GTCCACAAGGAGAAGCCAACGCTCATCTTCCGCGTGCGCAAGGGCCAGGGCCAGAGCGAGCCTGGGGAGTACCAGCACCGGCTCAGCCTGCAGGACAGAGGGACCACTCTGGCCCTGACACACATCACGCCCCATGACGAGCGCATCTTCCTGTGCCAGGGCAAGCGGCCTCTGTCCCAGGAGCACCGAATCCAGCTCCGTGTCTACA AAGCTCCAGAGGAGCCAACCATCCTGGTCAATCCCTTGGGCATCTCGGTCAACAGTAAGGAACCAGTGGAG GTTGCTACCTGTGTGGGGAGAAACGGGTACCCCATTCCTCAAGTCATCTGGTATAAGAATGGCCAATCCCTGAAGGAGGAGAAGAACC GGGTTCACATTCAGTCGTCCCAGATCGTGGAGTCCAGTGGTCTGTACACCTTGGAGAGCGTTCTGAAGGCCCAGCTGGCCAAAGAGGATAAAGATGCCCAGTTTTACTGTGAGCTCAACTACCGGCTGCCCAGCGGGAACCACATGAAGGAGTCTCAGGAAGTCACTGTCCAGGTTTTCT ACCCGGCGGAGAAGGTGTGGCTGGAAGTGGAGCCCTCGGGAATGCTGAAGGAAGGGGACCGCGTGGAAATCAGGTGTTTGGCGGACGGCAACCCCCCGCCCCACTTCACCATCAGCAAGCAG AACCTCAGCACCAAGGAGATAGAGGAGATGACGCCCGAAGACACGGGGACCCTGGTCTTGGAGTCTGCCCAGAAGGAGCACAGTGGGCTCTATCAGTGTCAGGGCCTGGACTTGGAAACCATGGCATCGCTGCTGAGCGACCAACAGGAGCTGCTGGTGAACT ACGTGTCTGATATCCGGGTGAGCCCTGCAGCCCCGGAGAGCCAGGAGGGCGACAGCCTCACCCTCGCCTGTGAGGCAGAGAGTAACCAAGCCGTGGAGTTCCAGTGGCTGAGAGAAAAG ACGGGCCAGGTGCTGGAGAAGGGGCCGGTGCTCCAATTACACAACCTGAAGCGCGAGGCCGGGGGAGGCTACCGCTGCGTGGCGACGGTGCCCAGCGTCCCGGGCCTGAACCGCACGCGGCTGGTCCATGTGGCCATTTTCG ggtcCCCGTGGATGATGCTGAAGGAGAGGAAGATGTGGGTGAGCGAGAACGCGGTGCTGAACCTGTCTTGTGAAGCCTCCGGACATCCCCGGCCCACCATCTCCTGGAGCGTCGAGGGCACG GCGCAGGAACAAGACCAGGACCCGCTGAGCGTCCTGAGCGTCCTGAGCGTCCTGGTGACCCCAGAGCTGCTGGAGACGGGTGCGGAGTGCGTGGCCTCCAACTCCCTGGGCAGGAACAGCACCACCATTTTCCTGGAGTTGG CAGACTCCAGCAGAAGCACCGGGCCCCGCGTCTCCACCGCCAGCCCCTCTGTCAGAGCCAACAGCACCTCCACAG AGAAGAAGCTGCCAGAGCCAGAAAGCAAGGGTGTAGCCATTGTGGCTGTGACTGTGTGCGTCCTGGTCCTGGCTGTGCTGGGTGCTGTCCTCTATTTCTTCTACAAGAAGGGGAAGCTGCCATGCGGGCGGTCAGGCAAGCAAGAGAT cacaCTGCCCCCGTCTCGTAAGAGCGAATTTGTAGTTGAAGTTAAGTCAGATAAGCTCCCAGAAGAGATGGGCCTCCTACAGGGCAGCAGCGGTGACAAGAGGGCGCCAGGAGACCAG GGAGAGAAATACATCGATCTGAGGCACTAA
- the MCAM gene encoding cell surface glycoprotein MUC18 isoform X4, with protein sequence MGRPGLACALLLAACCCCCRRAAGVPGEAEPPTPELVEVEVGGTALLKCGPSHSPGNFSHVDWFSVHKEKPTLIFRVRKGQGQSEPGEYQHRLSLQDRGTTLALTHITPHDERIFLCQGKRPLSQEHRIQLRVYKAPEEPTILVNPLGISVNSKEPVEVATCVGRNGYPIPQVIWYKNGQSLKEEKNRVHIQSSQIVESSGLYTLESVLKAQLAKEDKDAQFYCELNYRLPSGNHMKESQEVTVQVFYPAEKVWLEVEPSGMLKEGDRVEIRCLADGNPPPHFTISKQNLSTKEIEEMTPEDTGTLVLESAQKEHSGLYQCQGLDLETMASLLSDQQELLVNYVSDIRVSPAAPESQEGDSLTLACEAESNQAVEFQWLREKTGQVLEKGPVLQLHNLKREAGGGYRCVATVPSVPGLNRTRLVHVAIFGSPWMMLKERKMWVSENAVLNLSCEASGHPRPTISWSVEGTAQEQDQDPLSVLSVLSVLVTPELLETGAECVASNSLGRNSTTIFLELDSSRSTGPRVSTASPSVRANSTSTEKKLPEPESKGVAIVAVTVCVLVLAVLGAVLYFFYKKGKLPCGRSGKQEMERNTSI encoded by the exons GTGTGCCCGGAGAGGCGGAGCCCCCCACGCCTGAGCTGGTGGAGGTGGAAGTGGGGGGCACAGCGCTTCTGAAGTGCGGTCCCTCCCATTCCCCCGGCAACTTCAGCCACGTGGACTGGTTTTCT GTCCACAAGGAGAAGCCAACGCTCATCTTCCGCGTGCGCAAGGGCCAGGGCCAGAGCGAGCCTGGGGAGTACCAGCACCGGCTCAGCCTGCAGGACAGAGGGACCACTCTGGCCCTGACACACATCACGCCCCATGACGAGCGCATCTTCCTGTGCCAGGGCAAGCGGCCTCTGTCCCAGGAGCACCGAATCCAGCTCCGTGTCTACA AAGCTCCAGAGGAGCCAACCATCCTGGTCAATCCCTTGGGCATCTCGGTCAACAGTAAGGAACCAGTGGAG GTTGCTACCTGTGTGGGGAGAAACGGGTACCCCATTCCTCAAGTCATCTGGTATAAGAATGGCCAATCCCTGAAGGAGGAGAAGAACC GGGTTCACATTCAGTCGTCCCAGATCGTGGAGTCCAGTGGTCTGTACACCTTGGAGAGCGTTCTGAAGGCCCAGCTGGCCAAAGAGGATAAAGATGCCCAGTTTTACTGTGAGCTCAACTACCGGCTGCCCAGCGGGAACCACATGAAGGAGTCTCAGGAAGTCACTGTCCAGGTTTTCT ACCCGGCGGAGAAGGTGTGGCTGGAAGTGGAGCCCTCGGGAATGCTGAAGGAAGGGGACCGCGTGGAAATCAGGTGTTTGGCGGACGGCAACCCCCCGCCCCACTTCACCATCAGCAAGCAG AACCTCAGCACCAAGGAGATAGAGGAGATGACGCCCGAAGACACGGGGACCCTGGTCTTGGAGTCTGCCCAGAAGGAGCACAGTGGGCTCTATCAGTGTCAGGGCCTGGACTTGGAAACCATGGCATCGCTGCTGAGCGACCAACAGGAGCTGCTGGTGAACT ACGTGTCTGATATCCGGGTGAGCCCTGCAGCCCCGGAGAGCCAGGAGGGCGACAGCCTCACCCTCGCCTGTGAGGCAGAGAGTAACCAAGCCGTGGAGTTCCAGTGGCTGAGAGAAAAG ACGGGCCAGGTGCTGGAGAAGGGGCCGGTGCTCCAATTACACAACCTGAAGCGCGAGGCCGGGGGAGGCTACCGCTGCGTGGCGACGGTGCCCAGCGTCCCGGGCCTGAACCGCACGCGGCTGGTCCATGTGGCCATTTTCG ggtcCCCGTGGATGATGCTGAAGGAGAGGAAGATGTGGGTGAGCGAGAACGCGGTGCTGAACCTGTCTTGTGAAGCCTCCGGACATCCCCGGCCCACCATCTCCTGGAGCGTCGAGGGCACG GCGCAGGAACAAGACCAGGACCCGCTGAGCGTCCTGAGCGTCCTGAGCGTCCTGGTGACCCCAGAGCTGCTGGAGACGGGTGCGGAGTGCGTGGCCTCCAACTCCCTGGGCAGGAACAGCACCACCATTTTCCTGGAGTTGG ACTCCAGCAGAAGCACCGGGCCCCGCGTCTCCACCGCCAGCCCCTCTGTCAGAGCCAACAGCACCTCCACAG AGAAGAAGCTGCCAGAGCCAGAAAGCAAGGGTGTAGCCATTGTGGCTGTGACTGTGTGCGTCCTGGTCCTGGCTGTGCTGGGTGCTGTCCTCTATTTCTTCTACAAGAAGGGGAAGCTGCCATGCGGGCGGTCAGGCAAGCAAGAGAT GGAGAGAAATACATCGATCTGA
- the MCAM gene encoding cell surface glycoprotein MUC18 isoform X3 — protein MGRPGLACALLLAACCCCCRRAAGVPGEAEPPTPELVEVEVGGTALLKCGPSHSPGNFSHVDWFSVHKEKPTLIFRVRKGQGQSEPGEYQHRLSLQDRGTTLALTHITPHDERIFLCQGKRPLSQEHRIQLRVYKAPEEPTILVNPLGISVNSKEPVEVATCVGRNGYPIPQVIWYKNGQSLKEEKNRVHIQSSQIVESSGLYTLESVLKAQLAKEDKDAQFYCELNYRLPSGNHMKESQEVTVQVFYPAEKVWLEVEPSGMLKEGDRVEIRCLADGNPPPHFTISKQNLSTKEIEEMTPEDTGTLVLESAQKEHSGLYQCQGLDLETMASLLSDQQELLVNYVSDIRVSPAAPESQEGDSLTLACEAESNQAVEFQWLREKTGQVLEKGPVLQLHNLKREAGGGYRCVATVPSVPGLNRTRLVHVAIFGSPWMMLKERKMWVSENAVLNLSCEASGHPRPTISWSVEGTAQEQDQDPLSVLSVLSVLVTPELLETGAECVASNSLGRNSTTIFLELADSSRSTGPRVSTASPSVRANSTSTEKKLPEPESKGVAIVAVTVCVLVLAVLGAVLYFFYKKGKLPCGRSGKQEMERNTSI, from the exons GTGTGCCCGGAGAGGCGGAGCCCCCCACGCCTGAGCTGGTGGAGGTGGAAGTGGGGGGCACAGCGCTTCTGAAGTGCGGTCCCTCCCATTCCCCCGGCAACTTCAGCCACGTGGACTGGTTTTCT GTCCACAAGGAGAAGCCAACGCTCATCTTCCGCGTGCGCAAGGGCCAGGGCCAGAGCGAGCCTGGGGAGTACCAGCACCGGCTCAGCCTGCAGGACAGAGGGACCACTCTGGCCCTGACACACATCACGCCCCATGACGAGCGCATCTTCCTGTGCCAGGGCAAGCGGCCTCTGTCCCAGGAGCACCGAATCCAGCTCCGTGTCTACA AAGCTCCAGAGGAGCCAACCATCCTGGTCAATCCCTTGGGCATCTCGGTCAACAGTAAGGAACCAGTGGAG GTTGCTACCTGTGTGGGGAGAAACGGGTACCCCATTCCTCAAGTCATCTGGTATAAGAATGGCCAATCCCTGAAGGAGGAGAAGAACC GGGTTCACATTCAGTCGTCCCAGATCGTGGAGTCCAGTGGTCTGTACACCTTGGAGAGCGTTCTGAAGGCCCAGCTGGCCAAAGAGGATAAAGATGCCCAGTTTTACTGTGAGCTCAACTACCGGCTGCCCAGCGGGAACCACATGAAGGAGTCTCAGGAAGTCACTGTCCAGGTTTTCT ACCCGGCGGAGAAGGTGTGGCTGGAAGTGGAGCCCTCGGGAATGCTGAAGGAAGGGGACCGCGTGGAAATCAGGTGTTTGGCGGACGGCAACCCCCCGCCCCACTTCACCATCAGCAAGCAG AACCTCAGCACCAAGGAGATAGAGGAGATGACGCCCGAAGACACGGGGACCCTGGTCTTGGAGTCTGCCCAGAAGGAGCACAGTGGGCTCTATCAGTGTCAGGGCCTGGACTTGGAAACCATGGCATCGCTGCTGAGCGACCAACAGGAGCTGCTGGTGAACT ACGTGTCTGATATCCGGGTGAGCCCTGCAGCCCCGGAGAGCCAGGAGGGCGACAGCCTCACCCTCGCCTGTGAGGCAGAGAGTAACCAAGCCGTGGAGTTCCAGTGGCTGAGAGAAAAG ACGGGCCAGGTGCTGGAGAAGGGGCCGGTGCTCCAATTACACAACCTGAAGCGCGAGGCCGGGGGAGGCTACCGCTGCGTGGCGACGGTGCCCAGCGTCCCGGGCCTGAACCGCACGCGGCTGGTCCATGTGGCCATTTTCG ggtcCCCGTGGATGATGCTGAAGGAGAGGAAGATGTGGGTGAGCGAGAACGCGGTGCTGAACCTGTCTTGTGAAGCCTCCGGACATCCCCGGCCCACCATCTCCTGGAGCGTCGAGGGCACG GCGCAGGAACAAGACCAGGACCCGCTGAGCGTCCTGAGCGTCCTGAGCGTCCTGGTGACCCCAGAGCTGCTGGAGACGGGTGCGGAGTGCGTGGCCTCCAACTCCCTGGGCAGGAACAGCACCACCATTTTCCTGGAGTTGG CAGACTCCAGCAGAAGCACCGGGCCCCGCGTCTCCACCGCCAGCCCCTCTGTCAGAGCCAACAGCACCTCCACAG AGAAGAAGCTGCCAGAGCCAGAAAGCAAGGGTGTAGCCATTGTGGCTGTGACTGTGTGCGTCCTGGTCCTGGCTGTGCTGGGTGCTGTCCTCTATTTCTTCTACAAGAAGGGGAAGCTGCCATGCGGGCGGTCAGGCAAGCAAGAGAT GGAGAGAAATACATCGATCTGA